From the genome of Neomonachus schauinslandi chromosome 5, ASM220157v2, whole genome shotgun sequence, one region includes:
- the NOPCHAP1 gene encoding NOP protein chaperone 1 codes for MEGRGEPQSGASCSSSPRDSSAVSVSKELLTAGSGGRGGIWDRLLIKPKPNCRKNSTLQTVRIERSPLLDQVQTFLPQMAQANEKLRKEMAAAPPGRFNIEDIDGALGKVIQMDVALFEMNQSDSKEEDSSEESSQDSSEDSSKSEGEEDGTSSEVTIDNIKLPHSEGGKGKIEVLDSPASKKKK; via the exons GTTCGTCGTCCCCCCGGGACTCTTCGGCGGTCTCGGTGTCCAAGGAGCTGCTGACAGCCGGGAGCGGCGGCCGCGGAG GTATATGGGACAGGTTACTTATCAAGCCCAAGCCGAACTGCAGAAAAAATTCCACTCTTCAAACAGTGAGGATAGAGAGGAGTCCCT TATTGGACCAAGTACAGACCTTTCTCCCACAGATGGCTCAGGCAAATGAAAAGctaagaaaagaaatggcagCCGCACCACCTGGTCGTTTCAATATTGAAGATATTGATGGGGCTCTTGGAAAAGTTATACAAATG GATGTGGCCTTGTTTGAGATGAATCAATCCGATTCAAAAGAAGAGGACAGTTCAGAAGAGAGTTCGCAAGACAGCTCGGAGGACAGCTCAAAATCTGAGGGAGAAGAAGACGGCACGTCTTCTGAAGTCACCATAGATAACATTAAGCTTCCTCATTCAGAAGGTGGAAAAGGCAAGATCGAGGTTTTGGACAGTCCTGccagtaaaaaaaagaaatag